A stretch of Podospora bellae-mahoneyi strain CBS 112042 chromosome 5, whole genome shotgun sequence DNA encodes these proteins:
- the SIT4_1 gene encoding sporulation-induced protein (antiSMASH:Cluster_4; EggNog:ENOG503NWBN; COG:D), with amino-acid sequence MFWRFGGYNVSAIDTILEKESFQLEELLDESDLIQELKQHNPKLVEYLREQQVLEKLLQYVVAPKLEPVAAPDADEEEEQEDDEIGRPPVFPTTRSRSSSRATEPSGQEENEKKRNRCAFVAAEILSSDNYSIHEALMESRPLLRNFWEFLKRPTPLDPLQASYFTKVNESLFDKKTEEMLDLLKSFEGAIADILRHVDCPMIMDLLLKIISLERTESGQGVVEWLYTQNVMPTLLSFLGPEHSWATQTSAADFIKAIITVSANASQNEQTCIGPNELTRQLVSRPCVEQLIQYMLGGGNPLTCGVGIIIEVIRKNNSDYDPEGVDANAPPSCRDPIYLGTLLRLFADHVPDFMSLIMNSTAQKERLSSTFGDKIEPLGFDRFKTCELMAELLHCSNMGLLNEVGSEQFIAARDAQRQRLREEGRLIPARGVDDTPSSTEDLTMRTSLSSPAEERRKLEVMNISADDDGFEEVSHDTSDDVLELPDAPAPTQAPTFSMLEKDDADFVDEPLSSPRLNFKELDAEKRAESPPAFEDPDLVVAPLSPTKKAAQTGASKDQQSPPKPVTDEKEPQTSDKSKEISTAELPALSTESSVPKALDAADTLSPHPGDTPAPLFSSATAKGEEAKDKTELTSEPSPSPPKAEAAEDSPAGANANETTGEISIIIAPASDSATPAEGASTAPRPVVGDYLKMQFVRQEVVPTILRFFFKYPWNNFLHNVVYDIVQQVFNGPMDRGFNPTLAISLFEAADITNQIINGQLASEESQAQHKTRMGYMGHLTLIAEEVVKFTERHPPELLSEVVLDKVMAQDWINYVEGALAETRERDNAILGGVRPEVAMSNRAAQSSLVGVGLNGLSSIGLGGNNSNTLAEAGLGGGSDLGDGSGAGASPFGISSGTMMSGFGSSSDEDEDEEQESEEDVNNEFRAYTDPLNANSSNSLNPPSIPPPPPPPPPLNIMPSRARMQLAARLAKRNAAAAAENGGQEGSSSNMDDGTSDAFTLPSLSANERLRNPFDDDGDDEDNSSDEDNLDNAEDEGGASSSAWNRGSWWRGVVGGRSSSRRQGDNENQEKERFGDGRDDTDDSDDAVHEDDIDDEEFGDFAMPEVQSSGAMVSGIDPAREKILVKPMALHPSAAKSSFGSLWPFGGQGFGANKEKEKEQEKRTEGEQGASTSSSSSPANAITEEPVELGKEEDEGVIGEDGQKINRAVEAKRRTSIEDPDDDDVGGEEIIVHKGPGVH; translated from the exons ATGTTTTGGAGGTTCGGCGGTTACAACGTCTCGGCCATCGATACGATCCTCGAGAAAGAGTCCTTTCAACTAGAGGAGCTTCTCGATGAAAGCGACCTCATCCAAGAGCTTAAGCAGCACAATCCCAAACTCGTTGAATACCTGCGCGAGCAGCAGGTGCTTGAGAAGCTTCTTCAATATGTAGTAGCGCCAAAGCTCGAACCTGTCGCGGCGCCAGatgccgatgaggaggaggagcaagaggatgacgagatCGGAAGGCCACCTGtttttcccaccaccaggtCTCGGTCGTCATCACGAGCGACCGAGCCCAGCGGCCAGGAGGAAAATGAAAAGAAGCGCAATCGATGCGCTTTCGTGGCGGCCGAAATACTGTCCTCAGACAACTACTCTATCCACGAGGCTCTTATGGAAAGCAGACCCCTCCTCCGGAATTTCTGGGAGTTCCTCAAGAGGCCGACGCCGCTTGATCCTTTGCAGGCCAGCTACTTCACCAAAGTAAACGAGTCTCTCTTCGATAAAAAGACGGAAGAAATGCTGGACCTTCTCAAGTCGTTTGAGGGAGCCATTGCCGATATTTTGAGACATGTGGACTGCCCCATGATCATGGATCTGCTGTTGAAGATCATCAGCTTGGAGCGCACAGAGAGCGGCCAAGGCGTTGTTGAG TGGCTATATACCCAGAACGTGATGCCAACtcttctctccttcctcggaCCAGAGCACAGCTGGGCCACCCAAACATCGGCCGCCGACTTCATCAAAGCCATCATTACTGTCTCAGCCAACGCTTCCCAAAACGAACAGACGTGTATCGGTCCGAACGAGCTGACAAGACAGCTGGTCTCCCGCCCTTGTGTCGAACAGTTGATCCAGTACATGCTGGGGGGTGGCAACCCACTCACGTGCGGTGTCGGCATCATCATTGAGGTCATTCGCAAAAACAACTCGGATTATGATCCCGAAGGCGTCGACGCCAACGCTCCTCCGTCGTGTCGCGACCCCATTTATCTCGGAACCCTTCTTCGCCTCTTTGCCGACCACGTTCCAGATTTCATGAGCCTGATCATGAACTCGACGGCACAAAAAGAACGTCTTTCCTCCACTTTCGGCGATAAGATCGAACCCCTTGGCTTTGATCGCTTCAAGACCTGCGAGCTAATGGCAGAACTTTTGCACTGCAGTAACATGGGCCTCTTGAACGAGGTTGGTTCTGAGCAGTTTATTGCTGCCCGTGACGCTCAGCGACAACggttgagagaagagggcCGTTTGATCCCTGCTCGTGGGGTTGATGACACGCCATCATCGACCGAGGATCTGACGATGCGCACGTCGCTGTCATCGCCTGCTGAGGAGAGGCGGAAGCTTGAGGTCATGAACATATCTGCCGATGACGATGGGTTTGAGGAAGTGAGCCATGACACCTCGGACGATGTTTTGGAGCTCCCGGATGCCCCTGCGCCTACCCAAGCCCCAACATTTTCCATGCTTGAAAAGGACGACGCGGACTTTGTTGATGAGCCACTCAGCTCACCAAGGCTGAACTTTAAGGAGCTTGACGCGGAAAAGAGAGCGGAGTCACCACCGGCCTTCGAGGATCCTGATCTGGTCGTCGCGCCTCTGTCGCCCACCAAAAAGGCAGCTCAAACTGGTGCAAGCAAGGATCAACAGAGCCCACCCAAACCAGTGACTGACGAAAAAGAGCCGCAAACTTCGGACAAGAGCAAGGAAATCTCCACGGCGGAATTACCTGCGTTGAGCACCGAGTCCTCCGTCCCCAAGGctcttgatgctgctgataCGTTGTCTCCCCACCCTGGTGACACGCCGGCTCCTTTATTTTCCAGTGCTACCGCCAAGGGTGAGGAGGCCAAAGATAAGACTGAGCTAACGTCAgagccatcgccatcgccaccaaAGGCCGAAGCTGCTGAGGATTCACCTGCCGGCGCCAACGCCAATGAGACCACGGGGGAAAtttccatcatcattgcCCCCGCCAGCGACAGCGCCACTCCTGCCGAGGGAGCCTCAACCGCCCCCCGGCCGGTGGTCGGCGACTATCTCAAGATGCAGTTTGTTCGTCAGGAAGTGGTGCCCACCATCCTTCGGTTCTTCTTCAAGTACCCTTGGAACAACTTCCTTCACAATGTTGTCTACGATATCGTGCAGCAGGTGTTCAACGGCCCTATGGATCGCGGTTTTAACCCGACGCTGGCCATCAGTCTCTTCGAGGCTgccgacatcaccaaccaaatCATCAACGGTCAGCTCGCCAGTGAAGAGTCGCAGGCTCAACACAAGACACGTATGGGTTACATGGGCCATTTGACGCTGATCGCCGAGGAAGTGGTCAAGTTCACGGAGCGTCACCCCCCCGAGCTGCTCAGCGAGGTTGTCTTGGACAAGGTCATGGCGCAGGATTGGATCAACTACGTTGAGGGCGCGCTTGCTGAAACTCGCGAGCGTGATAATGCCATTCTTGGAGGGGTCAGGCCCGAGGTTGCTATGAGCAACCGGGCCGCCCAGTCTAGTTTGGTGGGCGTCGGCCTCAACGGACTGAGCTCAATCGGGCTGGGGGGAAACAACTCCAACACTCTTGCCGAGGCTGGCCTGGGTGGCGGGTCAGACTTGGGTGACGGGTCCGGTGCCGGTGCCTCGCCGTTTGGGATCAGCAGTGGTACCATGATGAGCGGTTTCGGTAGCTCGagcgatgaggacgaggacgaggagcaagagagcgaggaggatgtcaataacgag TTTCGTGCGTATACCGATCCGTTGAATGCCAACTCGTCCAATTCCTTGAACCCACCATCGatcccgccaccgccgccacctccaccacctctcaaCATTATGCCGTCTAGAGCCCGTATGCAGCTGGCGGCTCGCCTAGCCAAGCGGAatgcggctgcggctgcggaGAATGGCGGGCAGGAAGGAAGCTCGTCCAACATGGACGACGGGACTTCAGATGCCTTCACCCTTCCCAGCCTGTCAGCAAACGAGCGACTGCGCAACCCgtttgacgatgatggtgacgacgaggacaaTAGCAGCGACGAGGACAACCTCGACaatgccgaggacgagggaggcgCAAGCAGCTCGGCGTGGAACAGAGGTtcgtggtggagaggtgtcGTTGGCGGTCGCAGTTCAAGCAGGAGACAAGGCGATAATGAGAATCAAGAGAAGGAACGCTTCGGCGACGGGCGGGATGACACTGACGATTCGGATGATGCCGTCCACGAAGACGACATTGACGACGAGGAGTTTGGTGATTTCGCCATGCCCGAGGTTCAGTCGTCGGGAGCCATGGTCAGCGGGATCGATCCTGCCAGGGAGAAGATTCTTGTCAAGCCCATGGCTCTTCACCCCAGTGCTGCCAAGAGCTCGTTTGGCAGCTTGTGGCCTTTTGGGGGTCAAGGCTTCGGTGcgaacaaggagaaggagaaggagcaagagaagaggacAGAGGGCGAGCAGGGGGCGTcgacgtcgtcgtcatcttctccTGCCAATGCCATCACCGAGGAGCCGGTGGAACTTggcaaggaagaggatgagggcgtcattggagaggatgggcaGAAGATCAAcagggcggtggaggcgaagaggagAACGAGTATCGAGGACCcggacgacgatgatgtgggtggggaggagatcATTGTGCATAAGGGACCGGGAGTGCATTAG
- a CDS encoding hypothetical protein (SMCOG1066:alpha/beta hydrolase domain-containing protein; antiSMASH:Cluster_4; EggNog:ENOG503NZJM; COG:E) translates to MDNSAPASGQNDTTTTTSRALPHEPPPFLSRITRLSRIYTAKSLAFPSAWLREWKEYFYPPSTRPDIVKRYECRPDLPVRIFFPSSYDLTSPSTLPTLFTVHGSAAAPFVLGTPRDDDEFNRTFADKYHVLVIALNYSKAPASVFPAPVHDVEALLVDALGDESLPIDRTSPRGVDDGKKKKGRVGILGFGAGGNLAMAVTLLEGVKREECCPGVVVSWGGWLDLAAGGGEEGAWMWGYVPYGVDLRDGLVSPFYARGGEGFRGFIAGERDGLAGENEGLARRLVGKGEVSRREINSEGGIKKRLEKEDERFWFEEGRVKWVLVPGVGAGFEHGEVREEMGWEEEVVKDAEEKTELVMEELAGWLRRVWGVDG, encoded by the exons ATGGACAACTCTGCGCCAGCGTCAGGACAGAATGACACAACTACGACGACGAGTAGAGCATTGCCCCACGAaccaccccctttcctcTCGAGGATAACCCGCCTCTCCCGAATCTACACGGCGAAATCGCTAGCTTTTCCTTCGGCCTGGCTCagggagtggaaggagtACTTTTACCCGCCGTCCACGAGGCCGGATATAGTGAAGAGATATGAGTGCAGGCCTGATTTGCCTGTCCG tatcttcttcccctcctcctacgacctaacctccccctccaccctcccaactCTCTTCACAGTCCACGGCTCCGCCGCCGCGCCTTTTGTCCTGGGCACTCCGAGAGATGACGACGAGTTCAACCGGACATTTGCGGATAAATACCACGTCTTGGTGATAGCGCTGAACTACTCCAAAGCCCCTGCTTCGGTGTTTCCCGCACCGGTGCACGACGTGGAGGCTTTGCTGGTCGATGCGTTGGGGGATGAGAGTCTTCCTATAGACAGAACGTCTCCAAGGGGGGTGGACGACggtaagaagaagaagggacgGGTGGGGATACTGGGTTTCGGTGCGGGGGGGAATCTAGCGATGGCGGTGACGCTGcttgagggggtgaagagggaggagtgttgcccgggggtggtggtcagttgggggggttggctgGATCTTGCGgcgggcggtggggaggagggggcgtgGATGTGGGGGTATGTGCCTTATGGGGTTGACCTGAGGGACGGGTTGGTTAGTCCTTTTTATGCgcggggtggggaggggtttaGGGGGTTTATtgctggggagagggatgggttggCTGGGGAGAATGAGGGTTTGGCtaggaggttggtggggaagggggaggtgagcaGGAGGGAGATAAACTCGGAAGGGGGGATTAAGAAAAGGTTGGAGAAAGAGGACGAGAGGTtttggtttgaggaggggagggtgaaatGGGTGCTTGTGCCGGGGGTTGGGGCCGGGTTTGAgcatggggaggtgagggaggagatgggttgggaggaggaggtggttaaggatgcggaggagaagacggagttggtgatggaggagttagcgggctggctgagaagggtTTGGGGGGTAGATGGGTGA
- a CDS encoding hypothetical protein (antiSMASH:Cluster_4), whose translation MSRSNLTGVGAGPSVFLEVPLMELFLANQSLSTHPLSASLAGWAILDIKIPVRFRCAFSVAAAFSDTRNTHSRLPIGHASLPSAPFARHPT comes from the exons ATGTCGAGGTCTAACCTAACCGGTGTTGGAGCTGGTCCAAGCGTCTTTCTTGAGGTGCCGTTGATGGAGCTGTTtctggccaatcagagcCTTTCAACCCACCCTCTCAGCGCGtccttggctggctgggcg ATACTAGACATTAAGATACCCGTCCGTTTCCGCTGCGCTTTTTCTGTCGCTGCAGCTTTCTCGGACACCAGAAATACACACAGCCGCCTGCCGATTGGGCACGCATCGCTTCCCTCGGCCCCTTTTGCGCGACACCCCACTTGA
- a CDS encoding hypothetical protein (EggNog:ENOG503NW4M; antiSMASH:Cluster_4; COG:G; CAZy:GH79), with amino-acid sequence MITSMKITAASLLAGASAVNTSLSLVPASSISQSHVPQFVSYSFEPAFWVEFFGEPDAPRNLTYTLLNHLHERGARPIIRAGGITMDSMIFDPSQKTSVVRTENSKGGIYRTTIGPAFYRSWDNFPEGTTFVSTLNFGNNSVPIATDLALASYNLQKDKIIHYELGNEPTNYPTSRWQGSTKAYVDQWLSFVSQINSALGGNRTGHSSGKWWASSATTDITPLKVRPADLIPAGINNTGQVSQYSIHSYAFATCDPARERLATIPNILNHTDLLRYADHEIYPSAKLAMQQKGEWVIGEFNSIACSGKPGVSDSFAQALWTADVELIYAVRNATSVHLHQGATLVFQSNQQLNTPGDDGTPGFSSYSLLYPINSTKRGEARVLPVFVSQLLVVEALSEGGRIAALKTPRGIAEREFSAYAIFDAAGTRVTKIVALNLKLYYAGQQEQRREVVLDLGAHRGATVKRMTAPSVDEKDAAKVTWAGQSFKNGVAVGQVAEESLEARGKLSVRDSEAVLLTFE; translated from the coding sequence ATGATCACGTCCATGAAAATAACTGCAGCATCATTGCTGGCAGGGGCGTCAGCAGTGAATACCTCACTAAGCCTTGTTCCCGCATCTTCAATCTCGCAGTCACATGTGCCGCAGTTCGTCAGTTACTCCTTCGAGCCGGCCTTCTGGGTCGAGTTCTTCGGCGAACCAGACGCCCCCCGCAACCTGACgtacaccctcctcaaccacctccacgaGCGCGGTGCTCGTCCCATCATCAGGGCGGGAGGCATCACAATGGACAGCATGATATTTGACCCTTCTCAGAAAACATCTGTTGTCCGCACTGAGAACAGCAAAGGAGGCATCTACCGAACCACCATCGGGCCGGCCTTCTACCGCTCCTGGGACAACTTCCCCGAGGGCACCACGTTCGTCTCTACTCTCAACTTTGGCAACAACTCTGTCCCCATAGCCACAGACCTTGCCCTCGCATCCTACAACCTCCAGAAAGACAAGATCATCCACTATGAGCTAGGCAACGAGCCCACAAACTATCCAACCTCTCGCTGGCAGGGAAGCACGAAGGCTTACGTCGATCAATGGCTCTCATTTGTTAGTCAGATCAACAGTGCTCTGGGTGGCAACCGGACTGGCCACAGCAGCGGAAAATGGTGGGCATCAAGCGCAACAACCGACATCACCCCTCTCAAGGTCCGTCCAGCAGACCTCATCCCGGCcggcatcaacaacaccggcCAAGTCTCGCAGTACTCCATCCACTCGTACGCGTTTGCAACTTGTGACCCCGCTCGTGAGCGATTGGCTACAATCCCGAACATCCTCAACCACACCGACCTACTCCGCTACGCCGACCATGAAATCTACCCTTCTGCCAAGCTAGCCATGCAGCAAAAGGGTGAGTGGGTGATCGGGGAGTTCAACTCGATTGCTTGTAGCGGAAAACCAGGAGTATCAGACTCGTTTGCACAGGCGCTGTGGACGGCAGACGTGGAGCTGATATACGCCGTGAGAAACGCGACAAGCGTGCATTTGCACCAGGGGGCAACGTTGGTGTTCCAGAGTAACCAGCAGCTGAACACGcctggagatgatgggacgCCGGGATTTAGCAGCTATTCGTTATTGTACCCGATCAACTCGACCAAGAGGGGCGaggcgagggtgttgccgGTGTTTGTCAGTcagctgctggtggtggaggcactgagtgaaggggggaggattgcTGCGCTAAAGACGCCCCGGGGGATTGCAGAGAGGGAGTTTTCGGCGTATGCGATAtttgatgctgctggtaCAAGGGTAACCAAGATAGTGGCCTTGAATTTGAAGCTGTATTATGCTGGACAGCAGGAGCAAAGACGGGAGGTTGTGTTGGATTTAGGGGCTCATAGAGGGGCGACGGTTAAGCGTATGACTGCTCCATCGGTGGATGAGAAAGACGCTGCCAAGGTGACGTGGGCTGGGCAGTCGTTTAAgaatggtgttgctgtgggCCAAGTGGCTGAAGAAAGTTTGGAAGCGCGAGGAAAATTGTCGGTTCGGGATAGTGAGGCAGTCTTGTTGACATTTGAGTAA
- a CDS encoding putative NRPS-like protein biosynthetic cluster (antiSMASH:Cluster_4; EggNog:ENOG50KOG1178; SMCOG1127:condensation domain-containing protein; COG:Q): MMDTRVLSRDDIDNETLETIAEACQTSTRNIEDIYSCVHQQLDHVSHSQPGRSEWFQIVLSFDEGIELERWCRALQRVVRANAVLRTRLVQCRGLGVLQVVIKEDHATEHLSGDVEEYLRDDQARRMDFGVPLLRSAFIGRSFVLTIHHAIMDYWSITTLVQQDIVLAFLGEAPPERPQFKEFVAHCLAIDEGAAKAFWASRFDSRRLPVIFPPVPPGHTPYPSQAVEKEIVLTHQLGLRSISPTHVPTFAEAAWALTEATYADSDSISYGFVLSGRSPTLGGLESTLGPMHVEVPMQVNLNIQQRKGMTVEQLVKDRAASLRQLQAHPALQYGLTNISLVNEAAQVSSKFQTLFNIIPALPPKFSDASDAPAPIRMDRVLWQARTLPALILRCKLESINRDGATQGPGATRILLKTLYDPAVLPERQLHRILNQFEHTLRVLAEVPLTSRLDKLPLFNKHDLGEVMRWNHDGALRNGRSIDAALGALFPGIPSGRCKVWLASLQNPNELAPIGSVGQLWLEGPELSSASSPYFLSTLQQQVPPWVLSSASHHPQPTGLYIRTGYLAKYIETGSGEDNELCVVGRQENRTKINNQTVQLEEVEGLIMHHDDVQDAAVFTKIAAGRTQLVAMVVPRCTVTSGDTDSDSSSDTEAIFAGEIKEMGGQQLLLDSVRRHAGEGFSSERHKIPTVWHAIEQFPYLEEGSGISGLHTVDREALRRWLKLRR; this comes from the coding sequence ATGATGGACACCAGGGTTCTCTCGCGAGATGATATTGACAACGAAACACTCGAGACCATAGCCGAAGCGTGCCAGACTTCGACGAGGAATATTGAGGACATCTACAGCTGCGTACATCAACAACTCGACCATGTCAGCCACAGCCAGCCGGGCCGATCCGAATGGTTTCAAATCGTGCTCTCCTTTGATGAGGGGATAGAGCTTGAACGGTGGTGCAGGGCTCTGCAGAGAGTCGTGAGGGCTAACGCCGTGTTGCGCACGAGATTGGTTCAATGTCGGGGGCTGGGAGTGTTACAGGTGGTCATCAAGGAGGACCACGCCACAGAACACCTCtctggagatgttgaggaaTATTTGAGAGATGACCAGGCTCGACGGATGGACTTTGGGGTCCCTCTTCTGCGCTCAGCCTTCATCGGCAGGAGCTTTGTTCTGACCATTCACCACGCCATTATGGACTACTGGTCGATAACCACGCTAGTTCAGCAGGACATCGTCCTGGCCTTCCTCGGGGAAGCACCTCCGGAAAGACCTCAGTTCAAAGAGTTCGTGGCTCACTGCCTCGCCATCGACGAAGGAGCCGCCAAGGCCTTTTGGGCCTCCCGCTTTGATAGCCGCCGTCTTCCCGTCATCTTCCCGCCTGTTCCACCTGGGCATACACCCTACCCCAGCCAAGCCGTGGAGAAAGAAATCGTCTTGACACACCAGTTGGGCCTCAGAAGCATCTCCCCAACACACGTCCCCACCTTCGCCGAGGCCGCTTGGGCACTTACAGAGGCCACTTACGCCGACAGCGACAGCATCTCGTACGGATTTGTCCTTTCTGGACGCTCCCCGACGCTTGGCGGCCTCGAATCAACCCTGGGACCGATGCACGTCGAGGTGCCCATGCAAgtcaacctcaacatccaACAGCGCAAGGGCATGACGGTGGAGCAACTCGTGAAGGACAGGGCAGCCTCGCTGCGTCAACTCCAAGCACACCCCGCACTCCAGTACGGCTTGACCAACATCTCTCTTGTGAATGAAGCGGCCCAGGTCTCGTCCAAATTCCAGACGCTtttcaacatcatccccgcACTACCTCCGAAGTTCTCCGACGCGTCTGACGCACCAGCCCCGATACGGATGGATCGTGTGCTTTGGCAGGCGCGGACGCTACCGGCCTTGATACTACGCTGCAAACTGGAGTCGATCAACCGAGATGGAGCAACGCAGGGTCCTGGGGCGACTAGGATTTTGCTCAAGACTTTGTACGACCCCGCAGTCCTCCCTGAACGGCAGCTACATCGCATTCTGAATCAGTTTGAGCATACACTTCGCGTGCTGGCCGAGGTTCCTCTGACCTCCAGATTGGACAAGCTTCCGCTCTTCAACAAGCATGATTTGGGTGAAGTGATGCGCTGGAATCATGATGGAGCGCTGAGAAACGGAAGGTCCATCGATGCCGCCTTGGGCGCATTGTTTCCAGGAATCCCCTCGGGTCGCTGCAAAGTTTGGTTGGCAAGCCTGCAGAATCCCAACGAACTTGCGCCGATTGGGAGCGTAGGACAGCTTTGGCTGGAAGGCCCGGAGCTTTCTtccgcttcctctccctACTTCTTGTCAACCTTGCAACAGCAAGTTCCTCCGTGGGTGTTATCCTCTgccagccaccacccacaaccGACCGGACTGTACATTCGCACAGGGTATCTCGCCAAGTATATCGAAACAGGCAGCGGGGAAGATAACGAGCTGTGCGTCGTGGGACGGCAAGAGAATCGGACCAAGATCAACAATCAAACGGTTCAGTTagaggaggtcgagggctTGATTATGCACCATGACGATGTTCAAGACGCTGCCGTTTTCACCAAAATCGCTGCCGGGCGCACGCAACTCGTCGCAATGGTTGTGCCAAGATGCACCGTGACCTCTGGCGATACGGACTCGGACTCATCATCAGACACGGAAGCCATTTTTGCGGGGGAGATAAAGGAGATGGGGGGTCAGCAGCTGCTTCTGGACTCGGTTCGTCGCCATGCGGGTGAGGGTTTCTCTTCTGAAAGACACAAGATCCCGACAGTCTGGCATGCCATTGAACAATTTCCATATCTCGAAGAAGGCAGCGGAATCAGTGGGTTGCATACAGTCGACCGGGAAGCTCTTCGCAGGTGGTTGAAACTGCGGCGTTGA